Part of the Denticeps clupeoides chromosome 3, fDenClu1.1, whole genome shotgun sequence genome, aagagcaggaaaaggacgccagagaagagctgagggaagaactcaacgaggctaagaccctcctaatgagagcagagactgaacttaaagaaagagaagccagggcaagggcctgtgagggccacctgcaaactgcccgggccgaggtcagtactctgtcccaacaaagagattatctgaaagatgaacttgacACAGTTCGCAGAGAGCTCAAACACTCATATAGCCTGCAAGGTGACCCTGAAAGAGAGATGCACCCCACAGAGTTTCCCCTAACCAGCagcaaaagggaggagagcccagtgcacaggacatcacctgccagcatcccaAACCCCCCGCCAGCAGCAAGGGGGTGGGAACCCTCTCAAAGACTACATTCCAGTCATGGTGTGTCAACCAAGGAACTGGATAAGCTGGCGAGGAACATTCCCATTTTCACTCCTaaccctgcaggaggccatgatgtcCACTCATACCTCGATGATGTGGACTTCCACTTGCAAACTGTTGCTAACGTTACCACACGCGACAGGCTTTATctgctcagaatcactgctagccgtgaggtgcgcagtttcctggaccgacagccagagagcgtcaaaatggatcatcagcaactgcagcaagcgctaatcagggagttctctgacccagagtcagagcatggactgatcactgccatggaccttaaacagggcagacaggaaaccacgcaagcctactacaacagactccgacaggcctacttcggagcacgcaacgagccaggaatggaggacgatttcaatttcagatccctgttcctccggaacctgcaccccacagtaagtcactatctgggggttctggcatgcccacggacgatgtccacccaacagctgagagacttggcccacaaggccttcgccaaacaaagagctgtttcggaaaagacagcgaaaacccacaccatctatcctgtctccactcagagtgcagaactcactctagagggcgccgagcaaagccaccatgacaacagatggtcacgaacctttccagccaacagggggcagcgtggacatgacggggcccgacgcaaacaccaaactggtcattccggaagatcctgggacaggtcacaaccaccctccaacccaagggatgaagccacatgggaaggaaagagacgacccagaaggagccaattttcagcaacacaagcgtcaagatcagattggcagcagccgaacccttctcaacactctctggatcagtccagatttaaatcaccagcaggaccaaactgggaagccacatctgaagcagcagagattatgagagttttgaaggaactcctccaggaaaggcaccacaggggggacaaaaaggatgagtcagatcaggcatgactaagcgtgcagtctgaccctatcacccaatcaaagtcccctcaacataatcctcccaaccaactcaaacataatcctctgctgaccacagaacgagAGGCCCCACCACCAGGTGATGACATCACGCGACCACCGCAGATGATTACAGAACCACCAGAGCCAGCCAATTTCCAGCATCACGCCTCAAGCCAGGACCTTGATGTACCTGGGAGTGCTGTCTTGGTGATCTGCCTTCCGGAAGAGTCACGTGAGACGGGTCCTGACTGCTTGCCGATCACCACGCAAGCCCCAATGCCAAGACTGTTGGGGAACCTAATTGAAAGGGGGGTGGCCAAGAAACTCtacctgaccaccactttgGAGAGTGAGTTTAAGCTAGAGGCCCTGGTGGACACAGGAGCAGACCtgactctgatgtcagcccagcttttcgacagacttcagattgctgccaagagacagaatcgaactctcgaatataagaactgtgtgctgaacgtacaatcatacagccaaaatgatgtacaactagAACAACTAGCTCCCATTCACCTAACCATCGGCCCTATGACTTTAGTACACCCTgtgtacatctctccatttgacacataccctctccttattggaaaagacctgctagaccgctttgagcccctattggacttcaaacatctaaaaatttgggctcaagtgcgagaacctctgcctcctcagtcaccaagatcacgccagacagaccgccaggtcacaaaggccacagaaggtctcgccaacaactgcgggaacacaccgacccaagagcaaggttcaaggtcatcactatgcactttccagctagctacagcaggtgcactacacggcgagttatggtatccacctgcccacccacccacccttaatgtggctgccataacccgcagcaaacagactcagcccacttcaatgaccacctcacagccgcttacgctggctcctcaaatcaccaccatggacattgctgacatgcaggcctctgacccagctatacacactatccctcaccacctctctgacccctccaaccgccctatcacagctgcacaaatggccaatacgccaaccctcaaagcactactcaacgtgaaacctatgctgtgtgtgatgcacaatattcttgggtactgccctgatgacatcactgcgccaaggcttgtggtgccacagtgcctaaGGGGGGTCATGCTAATATATGCTCACGACACACCAAGCGCGAGACACCACGGCACAAGTACCACGTATGAGACACTAGAACAAGCGGCATACcggcccagcatgcagcaagatttggcagagtatgtgaaagaattctttccttgttaccaattccaaccaacaaaaacaaaccacagagcctcactgcagcgcagaggagtcacatctccttggtcagacctccaaagtgactgggttggacccctgcctaggtcaactagaggctacaagtatttcctcacagtcgtattccagttcacaaagttcgggctgccactgagagtcaactcagacaagggcaccaacttcacagctgagattatacagcaaacctggaaacttctgggaatacaagtacacctgctataccagccaggagacaccaactacaccactcaCCAGTACCTTGAGGAACCGCACCGGCATTTGAGAACCGCATTTGCTTTTGCCCAACAACGACTCCAAAAGAGTGCAGACGGCCAGAAAGCATATTACAACCGGAAGGAatcacaccaagaactggacgTGGGTGACAAGATCAAGCAAAGCCGTGGACAGAAAGAACCAGCGTTTAAATGGTTCCATCGTAACCAGATCAAGAGACATGTGGCTTCTGGCAGGGAAAGACAAAGGGGGGTGCTTCTGTGGCTGTCCTTGCTATGCCTCCAGCtaaccagaggacaaccacaacctgagatcacatccccaggtccagcatccggcattgcactgagggaccaacatggacttctCATCACCAACGACCGTAACCCTCAAGTATACCTGCCGTTGTACCACCTTCCAAGCGACGAGTACCAGTCTGCGGTGGAACTTCCATCTTTCTTCAAGGATCACAGCCTCACCCTGGAGCCCGAACTGGAACAGAGCATTGAGGAAGGGGGGTCTCAGATAATTGATATCACCCCAATCGACACAGCCCTCCAAGCATTGTCTAGGCAACCTGTCCAGACCAACTTTCCTGTTGCCCGATCCTGGACTGCGGCCGACACAGCTCTTTGCCTCGCCACAGCGATCAGTTGCACCCTAACTCTCGGCCTTGCCTCCGTCCTgtttaacagagtaaatttggtgcaaaggtccatgaaccggtgcacggctgcatttccccggacctttcaagaaaaaccgccgtaggagagtaccccaggcggaggcagtgctgaacttgaccaaggggAACACCCGGATGGAAGACCCAAAGGCTTGCTGATCCACCTGCTATCTGACTTACAGgatccatctgtcatcccaccttcatgatccaatgtgtctgataaggtttctagttgaacacttttcagccacaaggggggatttgtagcgtctgcgtaggatcacagatggttgatcttcaaagaaccttttaacctttgacatttacataccaattacaaccctggaccctcactctgatcgtcccgtcttcccccactgtcacaaatgtagcgtctgcgtaggatcatagatggttgatcttcaaagaaccttttaacctttgacatttacatacaaattacaacctggaccctcagcctgattgtcccgtctgcccccactgtcaccaagacgatgcgaagcagacggggtctgcaaactgctcatcggggctccaagcttcaaagcattccaaagacctcctgcctggccccaccttcgcaatacacactcacgcacacacttaaaacatattgtctgtatcttgtgctaggaatatgtgattataagtggatcccgtatatgcacgcgttgtgtgtacgttcccttgtatgaattatactagttacaactttctattgtgcattaggtaaactttaattacctataattaagtgtataagtgtatctctactttcctacctcctaaaggtccctttcttggtgtcagaaggaacttctctttactactggaacagtgatgcataccatgtgatcacaaaatacatcatacaatttctataaggtagaaattgtaactgcaacaaactacagtctctctctggaccagccctaAAAATTCTGGTCAgttgtaaacccagacaaagggaacttctcccgccaaaatgtcacacttgtgattggctattcaggccacatgatgggcgtgccagaaagcattcaaaagggagcgtcacacaggcacgaatgctcagaacttcccttctccctcccgagacacctctttcaacactttgttactctttggcaaaatttaccttcaagaagaacttccagcgccagacctaaggatcgaggatcgtgaccctaccgcatcaggactcccttacatgaaacaaggaccaatgcaagtaactatttagatgcacgtgtaaacccctttttaaggtgaacttaagaattctctgacgattctcattaggctgtggttaattgatgtgtaatactgccattctcttttcatcactttcctttaccctgtatgtatatgtttgtctaattgttgtatgttacctatagccgtgtttattaaattccttaaattcacaatcgtttgtttttgtgtgctgctcacatctggagtcactgaacgttgaccttttaagctacatgctaaagttactgctagtgggaaagctacctttcctgacAAGAGGGGGAATAAtcattcccagaattgataaataattatattatctgctccgtggacggacagatcaagtaattgtaacattaattctgctacagtttatcccaaaatctaatctaaatgtttattgttaattataaccagttataattaattctagatatttcctcttgagctaattcgttacatatGCAACCAAATTAGTTGCACTGCTATGTCATTCTGATAGATATGCTGTTAGGTCAGAGCAAAGGCAGAAAGAGACTCCACGGTCACCTACTATATATGGTCAATACTAAAATTCCTCCTAATGTCCAAGTCACTATAAACTCCTCCATTTTAGTActtcactcacctgaatagtCTTTATCCTCCATCTCTTCCTTCACAACAATTCTTGTTGGTTCCAAGGTTTGAGGAGATGTGATGGCCTCTGATGATATTTCGGGTTTAATTTCTATGTTGTACTGGTCTACATTCCTCAGAGCAGTAgataacagagacagactgggatccatcaggggaccttggaatgaagcagaaggttatttcaacaaataattatttgacccatTATCATTCAAGAATTCTTTCAACCCAGATGAgactgctgctggagctgctctgTACAGGGGTAGCGTAGAATCATACCCATCCACAGGACCTTGGTGGTTTCAACAGGGTCCTGCTAACTTTAAAGCCAAAAAGTTAACTGGTATAACAACTGGCATCGGAATGAATTTCGGTATCTGCAGTAATGTATTAGGCttgattcagaaaaaaaaatattgagcTTAACTAACTAAACCTAGACTGGGTTACATGGGttcatttttacaactcacattcactgttttattttgctattctaGAACTATTCATTTGCTTATTTtgtgccgtgacaatgtaaatttcccacgtgggactaataaaaaatcatcttatcttatgaGGCCTGTATATAGatttgtgaaaataataaaatgtataaaacaccAAGTTACAACACCACAGTCTAAAAACAAAGTGTTTGTGGGTAGGAAAtacataattacacaaaatTTTACCATTATTTGAAATGCTCAAGTGTTATTTCACTCACCTAAAGACTCTAGTGTTTCACCACAATTTAACGATGTGATGATTTCTGATTTCTTTGAGTCAACTCTCTCTGTAGACATGTAGGCCTTTTCGCCagtatgtctcctctggtgTTTTCTAAGGCTTGATATTactgtaaaacttttcccacattgtacacactggtagggcttctctccagtatgtgtcctctggtgcatttttaGGTCTGATGATTGTATAAACCTCTTCTCACACTGTACACACgtgtagggcttctctccagtatgtatcttctggtgttttCTAAGGTTGGATTTCTGGGTAAAACACTTCCCACACTGGACACACTTGTAGGGATTTTCTTCGGTGTGCATCAGCTGGTGGATTTTAAGGTCTGACGCTTGTGGGAAACTGCTGCCACATTGTACGCACTGGTaaggcttttctccagtatgtatcctctggtggttTCTAAAGTTGGATTTCTTTGTAAAACCTTTCCCACACtggacacactggtagggttttaCTCCAGTATGAATGCTCTGGTGGTGTCTAAGGTTGACTTTTTCTctaaagctcttcccacactgtccACACTGGTAAggtttttctccagtatgtgtcctatggtgcattttaaggtctgatgcttgtgtaaaacacttcccacattgtacacataggtagggcttttctccagtatgaaTCCTGTGGTGTTTTATAAGGTTGGATTTTTGTataaaattcttcccacactgtAGACACTggaaaggcttctctccagtatgtgtcctatggtgcattttaaggtCTGATGTTTGAGTAAAACCTTtgccacattgtacacactggtagggcttttctccagtatgaaTCCTGTGGTGTTTTATAAGGTTGGAATTttttgtaaaactcttcccacactgtagacactggtagggctttagtccggtatgtatcctctggtgcttCCTAAGGTTcgatttttctgtaaaactcttcccacattgtacgcactggtagggcttttctccagtatgtatcctctggtgccgTTTAAGGCCCGatgtttctgtaaaactcttcccacactctacacacaggTAGGGCTTTAGTCCAGAATGTGTCCTTTGATGTGATT contains:
- the LOC114785690 gene encoding zinc finger protein 883-like, which encodes MDERCNNKKEEKHQLNKCVYSFKRVNDLNIQKRMHSKEDPYQCVECGKSFTETSSLKRHQRKHTREKPYQCVQCGKSFTRVLNLKIHQRIHTREKPYQCVQCGKSFTQASDLKSHQRTHSGLKPYLCVECGKSFTETSGLKRHQRIHTGEKPYQCVQCGKSFTEKSNLRKHQRIHTGLKPYQCLQCGKSFTKNSNLIKHHRIHTGEKPYQCVQCGKGFTQTSDLKMHHRTHTGEKPFQCLQCGKNFIQKSNLIKHHRIHTGEKPYLCVQCGKCFTQASDLKMHHRTHTGEKPYQCGQCGKSFREKVNLRHHQSIHTGVKPYQCVQCGKGFTKKSNFRNHQRIHTGEKPYQCVQCGSSFPQASDLKIHQLMHTEENPYKCVQCGKCFTQKSNLRKHQKIHTGEKPYTCVQCEKRFIQSSDLKMHQRTHTGEKPYQCVQCGKSFTVISSLRKHQRRHTGEKAYMSTERVDSKKSEIITSLNCGETLESLGPLMDPSLSLLSTALRNVDQYNIEIKPEISSEAITSPQTLEPTRIVVKEEMEDKDYSEYGNPFTDEGCKKESEDEMHHFNMCDNGLRKVKNLETRQRKYSGEKHYQCEGRGKSFSDETHKRTHKGETLYKCTFCSKCFTTLGQFKHYQSEHTDEKLYKCTAIVKLKKSDIITPMNYGETVIMRSRT